One segment of Massilia sp. Se16.2.3 DNA contains the following:
- a CDS encoding DUF1631 family protein — MAHAPNENPSPGKTQAPQREVLAELVRTAIAMANEQLTSLATRLADAMADMTTAGNDAQVAYRRTRAGHLLKSNAYAFVHLAGEAIERALRAEVDGLSPRTSGSADLALLSLVPMEEMDSKVAFGTLSRPFDIAHSEVLASLCVRLGLLLGRDVLRPGQNPFRPEVFLQAVHSAWREFEPDEGSHSLILPMLRPELFLDLGQMFDAIDAALRARSKAGRERFHIHKSSEASARRDRRRSPMDAELAQQLRALPGQRQRRPGRAAGGRRRTRAGSARHAARQWLAAERRDRLHGRRRHRHRPRRARFRSDGPGGRGCCAPCCASPGRHCRHRRRRHARWRFRPGAIAPCTGRRGLRRHPGPGRRQRRRGRFPAEPALEPEPGSGTRAGRDARCRFRTRGSAGTWRRHRPDAGTGARIGAGIGAGIR; from the coding sequence ATGGCTCACGCTCCCAACGAGAATCCTAGCCCCGGCAAGACCCAGGCGCCGCAGCGCGAGGTGCTGGCGGAGCTCGTCCGGACCGCGATCGCGATGGCGAACGAACAATTGACCTCGCTCGCCACACGGCTCGCCGATGCGATGGCCGACATGACGACGGCCGGCAACGACGCCCAGGTGGCGTATCGGCGCACGCGCGCCGGTCACCTGCTCAAGAGCAATGCCTACGCCTTCGTGCACCTGGCCGGCGAAGCGATCGAACGCGCCCTGCGCGCCGAAGTCGACGGCCTGTCCCCGCGCACCAGCGGCAGTGCCGACCTCGCACTGCTGAGCCTGGTGCCAATGGAGGAGATGGACAGCAAGGTGGCCTTCGGCACCCTGTCGCGTCCTTTCGACATCGCCCATTCGGAAGTGCTGGCCAGCCTGTGCGTACGCCTTGGGCTGCTGCTCGGGCGCGATGTGCTGCGTCCCGGCCAGAATCCCTTCCGTCCCGAAGTGTTCCTGCAAGCCGTCCACAGCGCCTGGCGCGAGTTCGAGCCGGACGAAGGTTCGCATTCACTGATCCTGCCGATGCTGCGCCCGGAGCTCTTCCTCGACCTCGGGCAGATGTTCGACGCCATCGACGCCGCCCTGCGCGCGCGCAGCAAGGCGGGGCGCGAACGCTTCCATATCCATAAGTCGAGCGAAGCGTCCGCCAGGCGCGACCGGCGCCGCTCCCCCATGGATGCGGAGCTGGCCCAGCAGTTGCGCGCGCTCCCCGGGCAGCGGCAACGCCGTCCCGGGCGCGCAGCTGGCGGCCGGCGCCGCACTCGTGCCGGATCTGCCCGACATGCCGCAAGGCAATGGCTGGCGGCCGAGCGCCGCGACCGGCTTCACGGTCGCCGGCGGCACCGCCACCGCCCCCGCCGCGCCCGGTTTCGCTCCGACGGCCCCGGCGGCCGCGGGTGCTGCGCCCCATGCTGCGCCAGCCCAGGCCGGCACTGCCGGCATCGGCGCCGCCGCCACGCCCGCTGGCGGTTTCGCCCCGGCGCCATCGCACCCTGCACAGGGCGGCGCGGCCTTCGCCGGCATCCCGGGCCTGGACGCCGCCAGCGCCGCCGCGGCCGGTTCCCTGCTGAACCTGCTCTCGAGCCTGAGCCTGGCTCAGGTACAAGGGCAGGCAGGGACGCCCGGTGCCGCTTTCGGACACGAGGGAGCGCCGGCACATGGCGCAGGCATCGGCCAGATGCCGGGACTGGGGCAAGGATCGGCGCAGGGATCGGCGCAGGGATCCGATGA
- a CDS encoding methyl-accepting chemotaxis protein, with protein MNAVRQLDIRPKIAAALGLPFVLNATLVLWLLSRSESGTLPGPASVLFSLAACLALAAALGAWLAREATRPLHEALQLARRVADGDLRVRTISAGRGDGTLMLSALAALAAKLAGVIEQVRQGAARVTAGSSDIAAGNMDLSTRTEQQAASLEETAASMEELTATVRQNAEHAHQARTLALSASSVAIKGGEVVGDVVGTMASINDSSKRIAEIIGVIDGIAFQTNILALNAAVEAARAGEQGRGFAVVASEVRSLAQRSAAAAVEIKELIDDSVGKVEAGTSLVDKAGRTMAEVVASVKRVTDIIGEIAEASAEQTAGIEQVNGAIAAMDGATRQNAALVEASAAACAALREQAATLADATGGFVLADKPVAPGAAPAAAAPKRSATRAPPGRSWPRQGRQRGRPARPLPPHARNPQPARTTSGSAARHDPDWEEF; from the coding sequence ATGAATGCGGTACGCCAACTCGACATCCGGCCCAAGATCGCTGCGGCGCTGGGCCTGCCTTTCGTCCTGAATGCCACGCTGGTGCTGTGGCTGCTCTCGCGTTCGGAGTCGGGCACCCTTCCCGGCCCCGCCAGCGTGCTGTTCAGCCTTGCCGCCTGCCTTGCGCTGGCCGCGGCGCTGGGCGCCTGGCTGGCGCGCGAGGCGACGCGTCCCCTGCACGAAGCCCTGCAGCTGGCGCGGCGCGTGGCCGATGGCGATCTGCGCGTGCGCACCATCAGCGCCGGGCGCGGCGACGGCACCCTGATGCTCTCGGCCCTGGCCGCCCTTGCCGCAAAGCTCGCCGGCGTGATCGAACAGGTGCGCCAGGGCGCGGCCCGGGTGACCGCCGGCAGCAGCGACATTGCGGCCGGCAACATGGACCTGTCGACCCGCACCGAGCAGCAGGCCGCTTCACTGGAAGAAACGGCCGCGTCCATGGAAGAGCTGACGGCGACGGTGCGCCAGAACGCCGAGCATGCCCACCAGGCGCGCACGCTGGCCCTGTCGGCGTCCAGCGTGGCCATCAAGGGTGGCGAAGTGGTCGGCGACGTCGTCGGCACCATGGCTTCGATCAACGATTCCTCGAAACGGATCGCGGAGATCATCGGCGTCATCGACGGCATTGCCTTCCAGACGAATATCCTTGCCCTGAACGCGGCGGTCGAGGCGGCGCGCGCCGGCGAACAGGGGCGCGGTTTCGCTGTCGTCGCTTCCGAAGTGCGCAGCCTGGCCCAGCGCTCGGCGGCAGCGGCCGTGGAAATCAAGGAGCTGATCGACGATTCGGTTGGCAAGGTCGAGGCCGGCACCAGCCTGGTCGACAAGGCGGGCCGCACGATGGCGGAAGTGGTTGCCAGCGTCAAGCGCGTGACCGACATCATCGGGGAAATTGCCGAGGCCAGTGCGGAGCAGACGGCTGGCATCGAGCAGGTCAATGGTGCGATCGCGGCGATGGACGGCGCAACCCGGCAGAACGCGGCCCTCGTCGAGGCGTCCGCCGCCGCCTGCGCCGCCCTGCGCGAACAGGCGGCGACGCTGGCGGACGCCACTGGCGGCTTCGTGCTGGCCGACAAGCCCGTTGCGCCTGGCGCGGCCCCGGCCGCCGCTGCACCGAAGCGCAGCGCCACGCGCGCCCCGCCAGGCCGAAGCTGGCCGCGGCAAGGAAGGCAGCGCGGCCGGCCAGCCCGGCCCCTGCCGCCGCACGCGCGCAACCCGCAGCCCGCTCGTACGACAAGCGGCAGCGCGGCCAGGCACGACCCTGATTGGGAAGAATTTTAA